Proteins found in one Tsukamurella paurometabola DSM 20162 genomic segment:
- a CDS encoding aminotransferase class V-fold PLP-dependent enzyme, whose translation MAHAGDLPEPPILGRIRDSLIGDDQVFPGPFGPRRVTYADYTASGRSLTFIEDFIRNEVLPRYANTHTESSGTGLQTTRLREDARRIIRDAVGGDDETVVIFTGSGCTGAIDKMVGVLGLRIPDGLDRQYGLTDRIPAAERPVVFIGPYEHHSNELPWRESIADVVVIGQNADGHIDIDALAAELDRYADRPLKIGSFSAASNVTGILSDTSRISALLHAHGALSFWDFAAAAPYVNIEMYHGDPERALSTGAFKDAIFLSPHKFVGGPGTPGVLVVRRELLSNRVPVVPGGGTVTYVNPDDHRYVDDPAQREEAGTPAIVESIRAGLVFGLKQEVGVDVIHAHEENLLRRAVRRWEAEPAIEILGNLDADRLSILSFVVRSPSGKFLHHNFVVALLNDLFGIQSRGGCSCAGPYGHRLLGIDLDHSREFEQEISRGCEGIKPGWVRVNFNYFISEQVFDYLVEAVLMVAREGWRLLPDYRFEPDSGLWRHRRGAIEPPVRLTDVGYDEAGRMTYTQHDDRAPESALAGYLAEAQAIFAVSTPDISASAALSADFDHLRWFDLPTVCVDR comes from the coding sequence ATGGCGCACGCTGGAGACCTGCCCGAACCGCCGATCCTGGGCCGCATCCGCGACAGCCTCATCGGTGACGATCAGGTCTTTCCGGGGCCGTTCGGTCCGCGGCGTGTGACCTACGCCGATTACACGGCATCGGGCCGGTCGCTCACCTTCATTGAGGACTTCATCCGCAACGAGGTGCTTCCCCGGTACGCGAACACGCACACGGAATCGAGCGGAACCGGTTTGCAGACGACACGTTTGCGTGAGGACGCACGCCGTATCATCCGGGATGCGGTCGGCGGTGACGACGAGACGGTCGTCATCTTCACCGGCTCGGGCTGCACCGGGGCGATCGACAAGATGGTCGGCGTTCTCGGGCTGCGGATCCCCGACGGACTCGATCGCCAGTACGGGCTTACCGATCGGATCCCCGCCGCGGAGCGCCCCGTCGTCTTCATCGGACCGTACGAACACCACTCCAACGAGCTGCCCTGGCGAGAATCGATCGCCGACGTGGTGGTGATCGGACAGAACGCCGACGGACACATCGATATCGACGCCCTCGCCGCGGAGCTCGACCGCTACGCCGACCGTCCACTGAAGATCGGCTCGTTCTCGGCAGCGAGCAATGTGACCGGCATCCTCAGCGATACCAGCCGCATCAGCGCCCTACTGCATGCGCACGGAGCGCTCTCGTTCTGGGACTTCGCGGCCGCCGCCCCGTACGTGAACATCGAGATGTACCACGGGGACCCGGAACGGGCGCTATCGACCGGCGCGTTCAAGGACGCGATCTTCCTCAGTCCGCACAAGTTCGTCGGTGGCCCCGGCACGCCGGGCGTTCTCGTGGTCCGCCGCGAGCTGCTGAGCAACCGTGTCCCCGTCGTTCCCGGCGGTGGCACGGTGACCTATGTCAATCCCGATGACCATCGCTACGTCGACGATCCCGCCCAGCGCGAAGAGGCGGGCACCCCCGCGATCGTCGAATCCATCCGCGCGGGCTTGGTTTTCGGCCTCAAACAGGAGGTGGGGGTGGATGTGATCCACGCCCACGAGGAGAACCTGTTGCGGCGGGCCGTGCGGCGCTGGGAGGCGGAACCGGCGATCGAGATCCTGGGCAACCTCGACGCCGACCGGCTCTCCATCCTGTCCTTCGTGGTGCGCTCGCCTTCGGGGAAGTTCCTGCATCACAACTTCGTCGTGGCGCTGCTCAACGATCTGTTCGGGATCCAGTCCCGCGGGGGCTGTTCCTGCGCCGGACCGTACGGGCACCGGCTGCTGGGCATCGACCTGGACCATTCCCGCGAGTTCGAGCAGGAGATCTCGCGAGGCTGCGAGGGCATCAAGCCCGGCTGGGTGCGCGTGAACTTCAACTACTTCATCTCCGAGCAGGTCTTCGACTACCTCGTCGAAGCGGTGCTGATGGTGGCTCGCGAAGGCTGGCGTCTGTTGCCCGACTACCGGTTCGAACCCGACTCCGGCCTGTGGCGGCACCGTCGCGGTGCGATCGAGCCACCCGTTCGGCTCACCGACGTGGGCTACGACGAAGCGGGCCGGATGACCTACACCCAGCACGACGACCGTGCACCGGAGAGCGCGCTCGCGGGCTATCTGGCCGAGGCGCAGGCGATCTTCGCGGTATCCACTCCGGATATCAGCGCATCGGCCGCATTGTCGGCTGATTTCGATCACCTGCGCTGGTTCGACCTGCCGACGGTCTGCGTCGACCGGTGA
- a CDS encoding alpha,alpha-trehalose-phosphate synthase (UDP-forming) has protein sequence MAAAEISPEGAEFIVVANRLPVDVERAPDGTLTWKEAPGGLVTALKPILSARNGAWVGWPGSPDVGGEPIEGEDMLLVPVKLSAQEVEEHYEGFSNGSLWPLYHDVIVKPEYHREWWNTYVEVNRRFAEETAKVAAKGATVWVQDYQLQLVPKMLRMLRPDVKIGFFLHIPFPPVELFMQMPWRREIIEGILGADLVGFHLPGGAQNFLYLANRLAGYPTSKNTIGVRSKFGVVTVGFRSVRVGAFPISIDSAELAATSKLPETRKRSRGLRKELGNPEKIMLGVDRLDYTKGIDVRLRAIGELYREGRLDPERHVFVQLATPSRERVESYKAMRNDIERQVGRINGDFGRVGHPVVHYIHKPVPRNELVAFFGAADVMLVTPLRDGMNLVAKEYLACRTDSSGALVLSEFTGAAAELRQAYQCNPHDLEGVKNAIDEAVHQDPEDGKRRIRTMRRQVLQYDVDRWARSFLQTLSGQVDEAPPK, from the coding sequence GTGGCCGCCGCTGAGATCTCCCCCGAAGGTGCCGAGTTCATCGTGGTGGCCAACCGGCTCCCCGTCGACGTGGAACGGGCGCCCGACGGCACCCTGACCTGGAAAGAGGCCCCCGGTGGCCTGGTGACCGCGCTCAAGCCCATCCTCAGCGCCCGTAACGGCGCCTGGGTGGGCTGGCCCGGTTCGCCCGATGTCGGCGGCGAGCCCATCGAGGGCGAGGACATGCTCCTGGTCCCGGTCAAGCTCAGCGCACAGGAGGTCGAGGAGCACTACGAGGGCTTCTCCAACGGCAGCCTGTGGCCGCTCTACCACGACGTGATCGTCAAACCCGAGTACCACCGCGAATGGTGGAACACCTACGTCGAGGTCAACCGCAGGTTCGCGGAGGAGACCGCCAAGGTCGCCGCGAAGGGCGCCACCGTCTGGGTTCAGGACTATCAACTGCAGCTCGTCCCGAAGATGCTGCGGATGCTGCGCCCCGACGTGAAGATCGGGTTCTTCCTGCACATCCCGTTCCCGCCCGTCGAACTGTTCATGCAGATGCCGTGGCGGCGCGAGATCATCGAGGGCATCCTCGGCGCCGATCTGGTGGGATTCCACCTCCCCGGCGGCGCGCAGAACTTCCTCTACCTCGCCAACCGCCTGGCCGGCTACCCCACCAGTAAGAACACCATCGGCGTGCGCTCGAAGTTCGGCGTGGTCACGGTCGGCTTCCGCTCCGTGCGCGTCGGCGCCTTCCCGATCTCCATCGACTCCGCCGAACTGGCCGCCACCTCGAAGCTGCCGGAGACCCGCAAACGGTCCCGGGGGCTGCGCAAGGAACTCGGCAATCCCGAGAAGATCATGCTCGGTGTCGACCGGCTCGACTACACCAAGGGCATCGACGTGCGGCTGCGCGCGATCGGTGAGCTCTACCGGGAGGGCCGCCTCGATCCGGAACGCCACGTTTTCGTGCAGTTGGCCACCCCGTCGCGCGAGCGGGTCGAGTCCTATAAGGCGATGCGCAACGACATCGAGCGGCAGGTGGGCCGCATCAACGGCGACTTCGGGCGCGTCGGGCACCCGGTGGTGCACTACATCCACAAGCCGGTGCCGCGGAATGAGCTGGTCGCCTTCTTCGGCGCTGCCGACGTGATGCTGGTGACACCGCTGCGTGACGGTATGAACCTGGTGGCCAAGGAATACCTGGCCTGCCGCACGGATTCGTCGGGCGCCTTGGTGCTCAGCGAATTCACCGGTGCCGCAGCCGAACTGCGTCAGGCGTACCAGTGCAACCCGCACGATCTGGAGGGTGTGAAGAACGCCATCGACGAGGCCGTGCATCAGGATCCGGAGGACGGTAAGCGTCGCATCCGGACCATGCGCCGCCAGGTGCTGCAGTACGACGTGGACCGCTGGGCCCGTTCCTTCCTGCAGACCCTGTCCGGTCAAGTCGACGAGGCCCCACCGAAGTGA
- a CDS encoding alpha/beta fold hydrolase, with product MTERITSFQRAGLTFPVVDTGPIGGEIVVLLHGFPQTPTSWEGTAAALHERGYRTVIPWQRGYSATAKPKRRYNYRSSELVADIAGLLRLTGPAHLVGHDWGAATAWQVAAEHPAAVRTLTTVSVPHPMAFLRSFISSDQALRSYYMVLFQIPVLPELLAARRPDLFARFLRRSGMPEEALNLVFDEIVSPGLLGGGLNWYRGMPFVGTRPPNTSVTSPTTHVWSSGDIALSRKGAELAQEYVDAPFRLVVLDGVSHWIPDERPDELAELIVENATAHPSE from the coding sequence ATGACAGAGCGGATCACCAGCTTCCAACGCGCGGGACTGACCTTCCCGGTGGTCGACACCGGTCCGATCGGCGGCGAGATCGTGGTGCTGCTTCATGGCTTCCCCCAGACGCCCACGTCCTGGGAGGGCACCGCGGCGGCGCTCCACGAACGCGGCTACCGCACCGTGATCCCCTGGCAACGTGGATATTCCGCGACGGCGAAGCCGAAGCGCCGCTACAACTATCGCAGCTCGGAGTTGGTGGCCGATATCGCCGGACTACTGCGGCTGACCGGGCCTGCGCACCTCGTGGGACACGACTGGGGCGCGGCGACCGCGTGGCAGGTGGCTGCCGAGCACCCCGCGGCGGTGCGCACGCTCACCACCGTTTCGGTGCCCCATCCGATGGCCTTCCTGCGCTCATTCATCAGTTCTGATCAGGCGCTGCGCTCGTATTACATGGTGCTCTTCCAGATCCCGGTGCTCCCGGAACTGCTCGCAGCGCGGCGGCCGGACCTGTTCGCGCGCTTCCTCCGCCGCTCCGGAATGCCCGAGGAAGCCCTGAATCTGGTGTTCGACGAAATCGTCTCGCCCGGACTATTGGGCGGCGGACTCAATTGGTATCGCGGCATGCCCTTCGTGGGTACACGTCCGCCGAATACCTCGGTGACCAGCCCGACGACGCACGTGTGGAGTTCCGGTGACATCGCACTCAGTCGCAAGGGGGCAGAACTCGCGCAGGAGTACGTGGACGCCCCGTTCCGGCTCGTCGTACTCGACGGTGTCAGTCACTGGATCCCCGACGAGCGACCCGACGAACTCGCCGAGCTGATCGTTGAGAACGCAACGGCGCATCCGTCGGAGTGA
- a CDS encoding L,D-transpeptidase — translation MFDMLRAPLGRRAFLGVSVASVAAVAAACTRSGGSVESKAQAPTLSYTPTGDTKPGPLSTVSVKAEGGTLRPGVALTNIATGKSVKVAATPDGTTYTAAEPLGYGATYRWSGFADGPGGTWTTLDHTVSVVDPDSTMSVVVNVADGAEVGIAAPLILKFSGTVRDKAAVERALKVTTTPPTEGAWAWLPEDNGSRAHWRPKEYYAPGTKVAMQGALYGLDHGDQVYGAADVTSEFTIGRAQIVKASAPSHRIRVMRGDQVYLDLPCSYGEADLPRNVTRSGIHVVSEKHEDFAMSNPAAGYFNVRERWAVRISNNGEFIHANPQTVGNQGASNVTNGCINLSLADAESYFRSAIYGDPVEVSGTSIELSAADGDIYDWAIDWPTWQSMSALHRT, via the coding sequence ATGTTCGACATGCTTCGCGCGCCCCTCGGGCGGCGCGCATTCCTCGGTGTCTCCGTCGCCTCGGTCGCCGCTGTGGCCGCCGCGTGCACCCGGTCCGGCGGCTCCGTGGAGTCGAAGGCGCAGGCACCCACCCTCAGTTACACCCCGACAGGCGACACCAAACCCGGACCGCTCAGCACCGTCTCCGTGAAAGCCGAGGGCGGCACGCTACGGCCCGGCGTGGCGCTCACCAACATCGCCACCGGCAAGTCGGTCAAGGTCGCCGCCACGCCCGACGGCACCACCTACACCGCTGCCGAGCCGCTCGGCTACGGCGCGACGTACCGCTGGTCGGGATTCGCCGACGGTCCGGGCGGCACCTGGACCACGCTCGACCACACCGTCTCGGTGGTCGACCCGGACTCCACCATGTCGGTGGTGGTCAACGTGGCCGACGGTGCCGAGGTCGGGATCGCGGCGCCGCTGATCCTCAAGTTCTCCGGCACCGTCCGCGACAAGGCGGCCGTCGAACGTGCCCTGAAGGTGACCACCACCCCGCCGACCGAGGGCGCCTGGGCCTGGCTCCCCGAGGACAACGGATCCCGCGCGCACTGGCGGCCCAAGGAGTACTACGCCCCCGGCACGAAGGTCGCCATGCAGGGCGCCCTGTACGGCCTCGACCACGGCGATCAGGTGTACGGCGCCGCCGACGTCACCAGCGAATTCACCATCGGCCGGGCACAGATCGTCAAGGCCTCGGCACCGTCGCACCGGATCCGGGTGATGCGGGGCGACCAGGTGTACCTCGACCTGCCCTGCTCCTACGGTGAGGCCGACCTGCCGCGCAACGTGACCCGCTCCGGTATTCACGTGGTGAGCGAGAAGCACGAGGACTTCGCCATGTCGAATCCCGCTGCCGGCTACTTCAACGTGCGTGAGCGCTGGGCGGTGCGGATCTCCAACAACGGCGAATTCATTCACGCCAACCCGCAAACCGTGGGCAACCAGGGTGCGTCCAACGTGACCAACGGCTGCATCAATCTGTCGTTGGCAGACGCCGAGTCGTATTTCCGCAGTGCGATCTACGGCGATCCGGTGGAGGTGAGCGGCACTTCGATCGAGCTGTCGGCCGCCGACGGAGACATCTACGACTGGGCCATAGACTGGCCCACATGGCAATCGATGTCGGCTCTGCACCGCACCTAG
- a CDS encoding crotonase/enoyl-CoA hydratase family protein gives MTDSYQTISWSIDDDGIATLVLDRPDELNAFSVTMARELTEFFEVHARSDEIRAVVVTGSGRAFCAGMDLTGEGNVFGLDETIDPPTPEAFAAAYDEPPFQDGVRDTGGKLTLAIYSLPKPVIAAINGPAVGIGATMTLAMDTRLASTKARIGFVFGRLGIVMEACSSWFLPRIVGPATALEWVYSADILTAEQAREGRLVRSVHEPDELVPAAQELARSWVKGRSAVGVAINKQLIYRGLGAATPLEQHLADSLGMYYTSIGDGKEGVAAFLDKRVPEFRSRASEVPRIVAD, from the coding sequence ATGACTGATTCGTATCAGACCATCAGCTGGAGCATCGACGACGACGGCATCGCCACGCTGGTGCTCGATCGGCCGGATGAGCTCAACGCGTTCAGCGTGACGATGGCGCGTGAGCTGACGGAGTTCTTCGAGGTCCACGCGCGGAGCGATGAGATCCGCGCCGTCGTGGTCACCGGCTCCGGCCGTGCCTTCTGCGCCGGCATGGACCTGACCGGTGAGGGCAACGTCTTCGGCCTGGACGAGACCATCGACCCACCGACGCCGGAGGCGTTCGCCGCCGCGTACGACGAGCCGCCGTTCCAGGACGGGGTGCGCGATACCGGCGGCAAGCTGACGCTCGCGATCTACTCGCTGCCCAAGCCGGTGATCGCCGCGATCAATGGGCCGGCCGTCGGCATCGGCGCCACCATGACGCTGGCGATGGACACCCGCCTGGCATCCACGAAGGCGCGAATCGGCTTCGTCTTCGGTCGGCTCGGCATCGTGATGGAGGCGTGCTCCAGTTGGTTCCTGCCCCGCATCGTCGGGCCCGCGACGGCGCTGGAGTGGGTGTACTCCGCCGATATCCTCACCGCCGAGCAGGCCCGTGAGGGACGGCTCGTCCGCAGCGTCCACGAGCCCGACGAGCTGGTGCCCGCGGCCCAGGAACTCGCGCGGTCGTGGGTGAAGGGACGATCGGCGGTCGGCGTCGCGATCAACAAGCAACTCATCTACCGCGGCTTGGGCGCCGCGACCCCGCTGGAGCAGCACCTCGCCGACTCGCTGGGCATGTATTACACGTCGATCGGCGACGGCAAGGAGGGAGTGGCGGCATTCCTCGACAAGCGTGTTCCGGAGTTCCGGTCCCGCGCATCCGAGGTGCCACGCATCGTCGCAGACTGA
- a CDS encoding GNAT family N-acetyltransferase — translation MEIRDAQPSDLPAILVIHNDAVDNSTAIWSEEKADLAERTAWLAERRAGGFPVLVAIVDGELGGYASYGPFRSKTGYRYTVENSVYVADGFYRRGIAEALMNALIERAQQSDVHVVVAAIEESNHASVALHRKLGFRVTGQMPQVGIKFGRWLDLVLMQRIL, via the coding sequence ATGGAGATCCGTGACGCCCAGCCCTCCGACCTGCCGGCGATTCTCGTCATCCACAACGATGCCGTGGATAATTCCACTGCCATCTGGTCCGAGGAGAAGGCTGATCTGGCCGAGCGCACGGCCTGGCTCGCGGAGCGACGCGCGGGGGGTTTCCCCGTCCTGGTCGCGATCGTCGATGGCGAGCTCGGCGGCTACGCCAGTTACGGTCCCTTTCGCAGCAAGACGGGCTACCGGTACACCGTCGAGAACTCGGTGTACGTGGCCGACGGCTTCTACCGGCGCGGCATCGCCGAGGCCCTGATGAACGCGCTCATCGAGCGGGCGCAGCAGTCCGACGTGCACGTGGTGGTGGCGGCGATCGAAGAGTCGAACCACGCGTCCGTCGCGCTGCACCGCAAGCTCGGTTTCCGAGTAACAGGCCAAATGCCGCAGGTGGGCATCAAGTTCGGGCGCTGGCTCGATCTCGTTCTGATGCAGCGCATCCTCTGA
- a CDS encoding transglutaminase-like domain-containing protein encodes MAIDVGSAPHLGPGRTVSADVACTVLAPTVLEYQVTLARVPGLEVRESLRLTVDGAPHPVHEVDGPHGARIHRAHVSGGEAHLEYRADVTGRALPEPHDDYLHSLYLRPSRYAPVDRFFGFAGAQFPDLTTDAEKAIAVREFVAQRLDYLPGVSTPLDGAAETLLASAGVCRDYAHLTVALLRALKVPARMTAVFAPGCDPMDFHAVAEALVDGRWYVLDATALAPRATMMRIATGRDAADIAFLDNHGGSIRLDRLTVDATAEFAAPPDDPTALVAMS; translated from the coding sequence ATGGCAATCGATGTCGGCTCTGCACCGCACCTAGGTCCCGGGCGGACCGTCTCCGCCGATGTCGCGTGCACCGTGCTCGCGCCCACCGTGCTCGAGTACCAGGTGACGCTGGCCCGCGTCCCCGGTCTCGAGGTCCGGGAGTCCTTGCGGCTCACCGTCGACGGTGCACCGCACCCCGTGCACGAGGTGGACGGACCGCACGGCGCCCGTATCCACCGCGCACACGTCAGTGGCGGTGAGGCGCACCTGGAGTACCGTGCCGATGTGACCGGGCGGGCCCTGCCCGAACCGCATGACGACTACCTGCACTCGCTGTATCTGCGTCCTTCCCGGTATGCCCCCGTGGATCGCTTCTTCGGCTTTGCCGGCGCACAGTTCCCGGACCTGACGACCGATGCGGAGAAGGCGATCGCGGTGCGCGAGTTCGTCGCCCAGCGACTGGACTACCTGCCGGGTGTGAGCACCCCGCTCGACGGCGCCGCGGAAACGCTGCTCGCCTCGGCCGGGGTGTGCCGGGACTACGCTCACCTGACGGTCGCGCTGCTGCGAGCGCTGAAGGTGCCGGCGCGGATGACCGCGGTGTTCGCTCCGGGCTGCGATCCGATGGACTTCCACGCCGTCGCTGAGGCGCTGGTGGACGGTCGGTGGTACGTGCTCGACGCCACCGCCCTCGCGCCGCGCGCCACCATGATGCGGATCGCCACCGGTCGCGATGCGGCCGATATCGCCTTCCTCGACAACCACGGCGGCTCCATCCGGCTGGATCGCCTCACCGTCGATGCCACCGCGGAATTCGCTGCCCCGCCGGATGATCCGACGGCGCTGGTGGCTATGTCCTGA
- a CDS encoding threonine/serine ThrE exporter family protein: MKLALRNRLAHGVQALTGRRAATADTAGMPVVTPLQPIDLRDTETVGEVLEVAMKVGEVLLDSGTGAVDTEAQVRYVAATYGIDDCTVTVTYNAITVSVQRGRGLPPSTYLRTVYHRSLDYTRLAQVDTLVRRIGRGVVRPDEAQRELETIMTAGHPYPRAVATLGWALMAGALTLLLGGAATLAAVSFVSTALIYAVNVRLGQLGLPYFFQQVVGGFLATLPAALIYRLSLAYGWEVEPYRIIVSGIIVLMAGLSLVGSVQDAITGAPVTGAARFFEVVVFTGGVVAGVGMALRVTSELGATLPPLQQAPFDYAPLPILVVSGGVAAAAFALAGYAQMRALTTSFLAGCAGALVAGSMLNLGLGPIVASTAAASVVGLAGGLLARRAVVPPIIVAVAGITPLVPGLAVYRGLSELMAGQTTAALSNMATALAVGCALAAGVTFGEWAARTIRRPRIAKITFRRVRG, from the coding sequence GTGAAGCTCGCCCTCCGCAACCGTCTCGCCCACGGCGTCCAGGCCCTCACCGGCCGGCGCGCCGCCACCGCGGACACGGCCGGGATGCCCGTCGTCACTCCCCTCCAGCCCATCGACCTCCGGGACACGGAGACCGTCGGCGAGGTCCTGGAGGTGGCGATGAAGGTCGGCGAGGTGCTGCTGGATTCGGGGACGGGCGCCGTCGATACCGAGGCCCAGGTGCGCTACGTGGCCGCGACATACGGCATCGACGACTGCACCGTGACCGTCACCTACAACGCGATCACCGTGTCCGTGCAGCGCGGGCGGGGCCTGCCACCGTCGACCTACCTGCGCACGGTGTACCACCGCTCCCTCGACTACACCCGGCTCGCGCAGGTCGACACTCTCGTCCGGCGGATCGGCCGCGGCGTCGTCCGGCCCGACGAGGCGCAGCGCGAGCTCGAGACGATCATGACCGCAGGGCACCCCTACCCCCGTGCCGTCGCGACGCTGGGCTGGGCCCTCATGGCCGGAGCCCTGACTCTGCTGCTGGGCGGCGCCGCGACGCTGGCCGCGGTCTCGTTCGTCTCCACCGCGCTGATCTACGCCGTCAACGTGCGCCTCGGGCAGCTCGGACTGCCGTACTTCTTCCAGCAGGTGGTCGGCGGTTTCCTGGCGACACTGCCGGCCGCGCTGATCTACCGGCTCTCGCTGGCCTACGGCTGGGAGGTCGAGCCCTACCGGATCATCGTCTCGGGGATCATCGTTCTCATGGCGGGCCTCTCGCTGGTGGGCTCCGTGCAGGACGCGATCACCGGCGCACCCGTCACCGGCGCCGCGCGGTTCTTCGAGGTGGTGGTGTTCACGGGCGGCGTCGTGGCGGGCGTCGGTATGGCACTGCGGGTCACCTCCGAGCTGGGCGCCACCTTGCCTCCGTTGCAGCAGGCACCGTTCGACTACGCGCCGCTGCCGATCCTGGTGGTGTCGGGCGGTGTCGCCGCCGCGGCGTTCGCACTGGCCGGTTACGCCCAGATGCGGGCCCTGACCACGTCGTTCCTGGCGGGCTGCGCGGGCGCCCTGGTGGCCGGATCGATGCTCAACCTGGGGCTGGGGCCGATCGTCGCGTCCACCGCCGCCGCCAGCGTGGTCGGTCTCGCCGGTGGCCTCCTGGCCCGCCGCGCGGTGGTCCCGCCGATCATCGTGGCCGTCGCGGGCATCACGCCGCTGGTACCCGGTCTGGCCGTCTACCGCGGTCTGTCCGAACTGATGGCGGGGCAGACCACCGCCGCGCTGTCGAACATGGCGACCGCGCTGGCCGTGGGCTGTGCGCTGGCCGCCGGCGTCACCTTCGGTGAGTGGGCGGCCCGCACGATCCGGCGGCCGCGGATCGCCAAAATCACGTTCCGACGCGTCCGCGGGTAA
- the otsB gene encoding trehalose-phosphatase, with the protein MTAAATGLRAALAEFAALPTVLVATDYDGVVAPIVSDPAAAFPLPGTVDALTALAGRTGVAVALISGRDRATLARLSGVTSPITTVGSHGAEWEDGLEGALDDAARERREVVLAQLREIAADFPGAAVEPKPLGGALHVRNVAAGNGSEAIDRARRGPAALPGVHATDGKAVLELTVLEASKGRALTVLRERTGADAVLYLGDDVTDEKAFAVLTASDDVSVKVGDGATAARFRVDTPEAVRAVFDELLTLRT; encoded by the coding sequence GTGACCGCCGCAGCGACCGGGCTGCGCGCGGCGCTCGCCGAATTCGCCGCACTGCCCACGGTGCTCGTGGCCACCGATTACGACGGCGTGGTGGCCCCGATCGTCTCCGATCCGGCGGCCGCGTTCCCGCTACCGGGCACCGTGGACGCTCTCACCGCTCTGGCCGGTCGCACCGGTGTCGCGGTGGCGCTGATCTCCGGTCGCGACCGGGCAACGCTCGCACGACTTTCCGGCGTCACCTCGCCCATCACCACCGTCGGCAGCCACGGCGCCGAGTGGGAGGACGGACTCGAGGGCGCCCTCGACGACGCCGCCCGGGAACGCCGCGAGGTGGTGCTTGCGCAGCTCCGGGAGATCGCGGCGGACTTCCCCGGCGCGGCCGTCGAGCCCAAGCCGCTGGGCGGGGCGCTGCACGTACGGAACGTAGCGGCCGGCAACGGCTCGGAGGCGATCGACCGCGCTCGACGGGGCCCCGCCGCCCTGCCCGGCGTGCACGCCACCGACGGCAAGGCGGTGCTGGAACTGACGGTGCTGGAGGCCTCCAAGGGCCGGGCCCTCACGGTGCTGCGCGAGCGCACCGGCGCCGATGCCGTGCTCTATCTCGGCGACGACGTGACCGATGAAAAGGCCTTCGCAGTGCTCACCGCGTCCGATGACGTCTCGGTGAAGGTGGGCGACGGCGCGACCGCAGCCCGCTTCCGCGTGGATACCCCGGAGGCCGTCCGGGCCGTCTTCGACGAGCTGCTGACGCTCAGGACATAG
- a CDS encoding carboxymuconolactone decarboxylase family protein: MAAERVRIDKASPETYKKLIEVSTEVGAAAAAAGLSRTVVELVNLRCSQINGCAYCLSLHHDAGIAAGLTEQQIAVLPAWRDAPALFDDQQRAALEIAELVTNLPPHHAADIAYDRATDVLDTEQTAALIWAAIAINAFNRLSIVSGYEVRKTAGSGRDRSTVA, encoded by the coding sequence ATGGCAGCGGAACGCGTTCGGATCGACAAGGCCTCACCGGAGACCTACAAGAAGCTGATCGAGGTGTCGACCGAGGTCGGCGCGGCGGCTGCGGCCGCGGGCCTGAGCCGGACGGTGGTGGAGCTGGTGAATCTGCGGTGCTCGCAGATCAACGGCTGTGCGTACTGCCTGTCGCTGCACCACGACGCCGGGATCGCGGCGGGCCTCACGGAGCAGCAGATCGCGGTGCTGCCCGCGTGGCGCGACGCCCCGGCACTGTTCGACGATCAGCAACGAGCGGCGCTCGAGATCGCCGAACTAGTGACGAACCTTCCGCCGCACCACGCCGCCGATATCGCGTACGACCGCGCGACGGATGTACTCGATACCGAGCAGACCGCCGCGCTGATCTGGGCCGCCATCGCGATCAACGCCTTCAACCGGCTATCGATCGTGAGTGGCTACGAGGTGCGGAAGACGGCCGGCAGCGGCCGGGACCGGTCGACCGTGGCGTGA